The Negativicoccus succinicivorans genome includes a region encoding these proteins:
- a CDS encoding ArsB/NhaD family transporter: MFSAFTLSILIFVTTYAVIMSEKWPRTIVSLVGGMTMILVGFVTQEMAITRFIDFNTLGLLIGMMMIVAVVKKTGMFEAFAIWAVKLTQGRSLLLMLMFAFLTAISAAFLDVVTAVLLIAPITISLTKFLRLNAYPFLIMEILASNIGGTGTMVGDPPNVMIGSAVGLTFMDFVTNTGPIAMFVLLLCVPTLLLVFRKELKHEPFEKSLLDKLDPKKQIADWRLFHISLTVLVLTVFGFAIHNLIGFETATIALTGAIAMMVFTGETPEEALSGVDWSTIFFFIGLFVLVGGIEATGVIGWVAKWAVEQTQGNIEMTSSLILWISALASAFVDNIPFTATMIPIIKEMENVMGLDPNVLWWSLSIGACYGGNGTIIGSSPGVIIAALAAQNGYDMSFKKYFIVGFPMMLFTVFVGQVYIWLRYF; the protein is encoded by the coding sequence GTGTTTAGCGCGTTTACTTTGTCAATTTTAATATTTGTGACAACCTACGCTGTGATCATGTCAGAGAAATGGCCGCGAACGATTGTTTCATTGGTTGGCGGCATGACAATGATTTTGGTGGGCTTTGTCACGCAGGAAATGGCGATTACCCGTTTTATAGACTTCAATACACTCGGCCTTTTAATCGGGATGATGATGATCGTTGCTGTCGTTAAAAAGACAGGGATGTTCGAAGCCTTCGCTATTTGGGCCGTCAAATTGACACAAGGTCGTTCGCTGCTGTTGATGTTGATGTTTGCATTTTTAACAGCAATTTCGGCAGCGTTCTTGGATGTCGTCACAGCAGTACTGCTAATCGCGCCGATCACTATTTCGTTAACAAAATTTTTGCGTCTTAATGCCTATCCTTTCCTGATCATGGAAATTCTGGCTTCCAATATCGGCGGTACAGGAACGATGGTAGGCGACCCGCCGAACGTCATGATCGGCAGCGCCGTTGGCTTAACGTTTATGGACTTTGTTACCAATACCGGCCCGATCGCTATGTTTGTATTGCTTCTCTGTGTACCTACTTTGCTACTTGTTTTTCGTAAAGAACTTAAACACGAACCTTTTGAAAAATCGCTTTTAGACAAACTGGATCCGAAAAAGCAGATTGCCGATTGGCGGCTATTCCATATTTCGTTAACCGTCTTGGTTTTAACAGTATTCGGGTTTGCCATTCATAATTTGATCGGATTCGAAACAGCGACGATCGCTCTTACCGGTGCGATTGCCATGATGGTTTTTACGGGTGAGACTCCGGAAGAAGCATTGAGCGGTGTAGATTGGAGCACCATCTTCTTCTTCATCGGCCTCTTTGTTCTTGTCGGCGGTATTGAGGCTACCGGTGTTATCGGTTGGGTTGCGAAATGGGCTGTGGAACAGACCCAAGGCAACATCGAAATGACATCTTCCTTGATTCTCTGGATCAGTGCTTTAGCTTCCGCTTTTGTGGATAACATTCCGTTTACTGCAACCATGATTCCGATCATTAAGGAGATGGAAAACGTAATGGGACTTGACCCCAATGTTTTGTGGTGGTCGCTCTCCATTGGTGCTTGCTATGGCGGTAACGGCACGATTATCGGCTCCTCGCCGGGGGTTATTATTGCGGCCTTGGCAGCCCAAAACGGTTACGATATGAGCTTTAAAAAATACTTTATAGTCGGTTTCCCGATGATGTTATTTACCGTATTTGTTGGGCAAGTATACATTTGGTTGCGATACTTCTAA
- the speE gene encoding polyamine aminopropyltransferase has product MAATQTAWVTEEQSPSVKLSLAAREILHEEQSEFQHIVVADSIQFGRMLILDGVFQTSIADEWVYSEMITHVPLCLHPQPRRILIVGGGDGGTAREVLRHTTVESVEMVEIDPAVIAIAKKYLPEIAAALLQDDPRLTVTVGDGIAKVEAAENEYDVIIVDCSDPIGPGKGLFTAEFYAACARALKADGIMVQQTESPFFHQQLIFDVQQAVAKSFPMTRLYTAPIPLYPSGYHSFTLGAKTRDPLASEWRTPSLPHCRYYNTEIGKAAFVLPEFVRHLVARDETPMTSSK; this is encoded by the coding sequence ATGGCGGCAACGCAAACTGCGTGGGTCACTGAAGAACAAAGTCCGTCCGTTAAACTCTCCCTTGCTGCACGGGAAATTTTGCATGAGGAGCAGTCTGAATTTCAGCACATTGTCGTGGCGGACAGCATTCAATTTGGTCGGATGTTGATCTTGGACGGCGTTTTTCAAACCTCTATCGCCGATGAGTGGGTGTATAGCGAAATGATCACCCATGTCCCTTTATGTCTGCATCCGCAGCCGCGCCGCATCCTGATTGTGGGCGGCGGTGACGGCGGTACGGCGCGAGAAGTGTTGCGTCATACTACAGTCGAATCGGTGGAAATGGTTGAGATTGACCCAGCTGTGATTGCTATCGCTAAGAAATACTTGCCCGAAATTGCGGCCGCGCTATTGCAAGATGATCCGCGATTAACCGTTACTGTCGGCGACGGCATTGCCAAAGTGGAAGCGGCAGAGAATGAATATGATGTGATTATTGTTGATTGCTCGGATCCCATTGGCCCCGGGAAAGGCCTTTTTACCGCCGAATTTTATGCCGCTTGTGCACGGGCTTTAAAGGCAGACGGCATCATGGTGCAGCAAACAGAATCGCCGTTCTTCCATCAACAGTTAATTTTCGATGTTCAACAGGCGGTTGCGAAAAGCTTTCCGATGACCCGTCTGTATACAGCACCGATTCCGTTGTATCCCAGCGGCTATCATTCCTTTACGTTGGGAGCTAAAACGCGGGACCCTTTGGCATCGGAATGGCGAACCCCAAGTTTACCGCATTGTCGTTATTACAATACGGAAATCGGTAAAGCTGCATTTGTATTACCGGAATTTGTGCGTCACTTGGTGGCAAGGGACGAAACGCCGATGACAAGTTCTAAATAA
- a CDS encoding DivIVA domain-containing protein, which translates to MLTPMDIHNKTFSKGLRGYAQEEVEQFLEEVVNDYEKIYREHREMQEETDMLRTKLKNYETMETTMTSTLMMAQETAENVKVNARKEAELIIAKAETEKEQMLRDTADSLRNAQEQYNQIMADISVFRAKLRSLLESQLELVDTMVADPSQGMANYETVSETEENNEEELFTVTDVEEADSQAIQEIEAEASDSAAGEIDREA; encoded by the coding sequence ATGTTAACACCGATGGATATTCATAATAAAACTTTTTCCAAAGGCTTGCGCGGCTATGCGCAGGAGGAAGTCGAACAGTTTCTGGAAGAAGTCGTTAACGACTATGAAAAAATTTACCGCGAACATCGGGAAATGCAAGAAGAAACCGATATGTTGCGCACGAAATTGAAAAATTACGAAACGATGGAAACGACCATGACATCTACATTGATGATGGCGCAGGAAACGGCGGAAAATGTCAAAGTCAATGCGCGCAAAGAAGCGGAATTGATCATTGCCAAAGCGGAAACGGAGAAAGAACAGATGCTCCGCGATACGGCAGATTCATTACGCAACGCACAGGAACAATACAACCAAATCATGGCCGATATCAGCGTTTTCCGAGCGAAATTACGCTCGTTGCTCGAATCGCAATTAGAGTTGGTGGATACCATGGTAGCGGATCCGTCCCAAGGCATGGCAAACTATGAAACCGTGTCCGAGACGGAAGAAAATAACGAGGAAGAACTTTTCACCGTTACCGATGTAGAAGAAGCGGATTCGCAAGCGATACAAGAGATAGAAGCGGAAGCATCAGATTCCGCAGCGGGTGAAATCGACCGGGAGGCATAA
- a CDS encoding RNA-binding protein → MNEREKISRYFSGSGNGELANRLLDLADQVRTRRPLAVSDFVSPYAGQIATTIRAHFPGLEVEENGGYHGAERIKIAFFRPEFAGKIDWNLSAVEASWDPRFRLLGHRDVLGSLMGLGLEREVFGDVLMQPTCAQVVVDRAIVPYLLQNWQKIAMVNVTPREIPLTDLVPKIEKVKEVRTTVASLRLDAIGAAGYGMSRAKMVAAISAEKVQVNWQRAKGPAQIVAQGDVISVRGRGRLVVAEITGTSRKGRTGLRLERYQ, encoded by the coding sequence ATGAATGAACGCGAAAAGATCAGCCGCTATTTTAGCGGATCGGGTAATGGAGAATTAGCCAATCGACTTTTGGACTTGGCGGATCAGGTACGGACACGCCGACCGCTTGCCGTCAGTGATTTTGTCAGTCCGTATGCCGGCCAGATCGCGACCACGATTCGCGCTCACTTTCCCGGCTTGGAAGTCGAGGAAAACGGCGGGTATCATGGCGCGGAACGTATTAAAATCGCATTTTTTCGACCGGAATTCGCCGGCAAAATAGATTGGAATTTGAGCGCTGTGGAAGCAAGCTGGGATCCGCGTTTTCGGCTGCTTGGCCACCGTGATGTGCTGGGATCACTAATGGGGCTGGGATTGGAACGGGAAGTGTTCGGCGATGTTTTAATGCAGCCGACATGTGCGCAGGTAGTCGTTGATCGTGCGATTGTGCCGTATTTGCTACAGAATTGGCAAAAAATTGCCATGGTCAATGTGACGCCACGAGAGATTCCGTTGACCGACCTGGTTCCTAAAATAGAAAAAGTAAAAGAAGTTCGTACGACGGTTGCCTCTTTGCGCCTTGACGCGATCGGAGCTGCCGGTTATGGTATGTCACGCGCTAAAATGGTAGCCGCCATCAGTGCGGAAAAAGTACAAGTCAATTGGCAACGGGCCAAGGGACCTGCGCAAATTGTCGCACAGGGCGATGTTATTTCAGTACGAGGCCGCGGTCGTTTGGTCGTGGCAGAGATTACCGGTACCAGTCGTAAAGGGCGGACCGGTTTGCGTTTGGAACGATATCAATAA
- the proC gene encoding pyrroline-5-carboxylate reductase, with product MTKLGIIGVGAMGGAILRGILAGKVVATNDVYVREHTPVKTQEVAERYGVNKADWSTLATCDVVIIAVKPYKVKEVLSELAAAKSQGVIVSIAAGTTLAKLHEWGTTNLSVIRVMPNTPVDVAAGMISIAPSDDVAKDDVALVESIFAALGETVVVSEAELTAMMALAGAGPAYVYVIMDALADAGVRIGLPRKLAIKAAAQTLFGAAKMQLTSNTHPAILRDQVTSPGGTTIAGIQAMERNGLRAALIEGVVACYERDRELAQTHE from the coding sequence ATGACAAAACTGGGAATTATTGGCGTAGGCGCCATGGGGGGCGCGATTTTGCGCGGCATTTTAGCCGGCAAAGTTGTGGCGACTAATGATGTTTACGTGCGGGAGCATACTCCTGTCAAAACGCAGGAAGTGGCGGAACGCTACGGTGTTAACAAAGCGGATTGGTCGACACTTGCGACCTGCGATGTAGTTATCATCGCGGTCAAGCCGTACAAGGTGAAAGAAGTATTGTCGGAACTTGCGGCGGCGAAATCGCAGGGTGTCATCGTGTCGATTGCCGCGGGAACGACGCTTGCGAAACTTCACGAATGGGGTACAACGAATCTGTCCGTCATACGTGTGATGCCGAATACACCGGTCGATGTGGCCGCGGGAATGATTTCCATCGCACCGTCGGACGATGTAGCAAAAGACGATGTCGCACTGGTAGAATCCATTTTTGCCGCGTTGGGCGAAACGGTTGTCGTTAGCGAAGCGGAATTAACCGCGATGATGGCGCTGGCAGGTGCGGGTCCCGCGTATGTCTACGTCATTATGGATGCGCTGGCGGATGCAGGCGTACGAATCGGCTTGCCGCGCAAGCTGGCCATCAAAGCCGCGGCCCAGACATTGTTCGGTGCTGCCAAAATGCAATTGACGAGCAATACCCATCCGGCGATCTTGCGGGACCAGGTAACCTCTCCCGGCGGCACGACGATTGCGGGTATTCAGGCGATGGAACGAAACGGTTTGCGTGCGGCTTTGATCGAGGGCGTTGTAGCCTGCTATGAGCGTGATCGGGAGTTGGCGCAGACGCATGAATGA
- a CDS encoding cell division protein SepF translates to MGWRDSWNRMVDSVSGNHDEYDDEYMDDDEEYEDDRVNYRTPAAATPVQQSKAYRMIVVEPYTFGDSEKIADHLKSYRPVVINLEKTEDEIGRRLIDFVSGVTYALEGHIEQVSNAIFLAVPNNMTVDTENYTYTTTPNLSADVAPTWGSRQQ, encoded by the coding sequence ATGGGCTGGAGAGATAGTTGGAATCGTATGGTGGATAGTGTTTCGGGTAATCATGACGAGTATGATGATGAATACATGGATGATGATGAAGAATACGAAGACGACCGTGTGAACTATCGCACACCGGCAGCAGCAACACCAGTGCAGCAGTCGAAAGCGTATCGGATGATTGTCGTAGAACCGTATACTTTCGGTGACTCTGAAAAAATTGCCGATCATTTGAAATCGTATCGTCCGGTAGTCATCAACTTGGAAAAAACGGAAGATGAAATCGGTCGTCGTTTGATTGACTTCGTCAGCGGTGTTACTTATGCACTTGAAGGTCATATCGAACAAGTCAGCAATGCCATTTTCCTCGCCGTGCCGAACAACATGACAGTCGATACGGAAAACTATACCTATACGACAACTCCGAACTTAAGCGCTGACGTAGCACCCACCTGGGGCAGTCGTCAGCAATGA
- a CDS encoding YggS family pyridoxal phosphate-dependent enzyme has product MTDIAANLEAVRERIRNARIRSGRVDHVQLVAVTKFHPVTAVQEAVRLGVTVVGENRVQEAVQKQAEYTGAPISWHLIGHLQRNKAAQAVQYFDLIESVDSARILEAIQKQAEKIDKVQDILLQFNIAEEPQKYGLKLSEYEDILAAVEGASHIRLRGLMCMAPLVENPEEVRPVFRVAYNVFDDLRQRYGEEDIRYLSMGMSNDMEVAIEEGANLVRVGTAIFGSREQ; this is encoded by the coding sequence ATGACGGATATCGCCGCGAATTTGGAGGCGGTGCGTGAAAGGATTCGTAACGCACGGATTCGCTCGGGACGTGTCGATCATGTGCAATTGGTCGCCGTGACCAAGTTTCATCCGGTTACCGCGGTGCAAGAGGCCGTTCGCTTGGGAGTGACCGTTGTCGGCGAAAATCGTGTGCAGGAAGCGGTACAAAAGCAGGCGGAATATACCGGTGCACCGATTTCCTGGCATTTAATCGGGCATCTGCAACGAAACAAAGCCGCACAAGCCGTGCAATATTTTGATTTAATTGAATCCGTCGACTCGGCGCGTATCTTAGAGGCGATTCAAAAGCAGGCCGAAAAAATAGATAAAGTGCAGGACATTTTGCTGCAGTTCAATATTGCGGAAGAACCGCAAAAATACGGACTCAAATTGTCGGAATATGAAGATATATTGGCCGCGGTAGAGGGGGCGTCTCATATCCGTTTGCGCGGGCTGATGTGCATGGCACCGCTCGTGGAAAATCCGGAAGAAGTGCGCCCGGTCTTTCGCGTCGCGTATAATGTGTTTGATGATTTGCGTCAGCGTTATGGTGAAGAGGATATACGCTACCTTTCCATGGGCATGAGTAATGACATGGAAGTGGCGATTGAAGAGGGAGCGAACCTGGTTCGCGTCGGCACCGCGATTTTCGGTAGCCGTGAACAATAA
- a CDS encoding ABC transporter substrate-binding protein translates to MQWSSKRWAVILGVVGIVAVGTQFFGKTTDVQGTDNPVVGIVQIAQHPSLDEANRGFVAALQEAYPAKAITIMQENAQGEQSNLKAIAQRFVSQNVHLIGAISTPAAQTMANETATIPIVGTAVSDYESAKLVKTNATPGTNVTGTSDRTPEAEQVQLLQRLLPTAKRVGIIYNSGEINSELQAKSFVTAAQAEGLSVTEATVSNVNDLAQVAQALCGRVDVIYVPTDNVIASALPTLINVTNAARIPVIGAAASYVREGALAALSVDYYQIGYRAGKMAVKILKGNAQPQTLAIELPAAQAPLISRSAANTLGITIDGELAKTAQLCD, encoded by the coding sequence ATGCAATGGAGCAGTAAACGTTGGGCAGTTATTTTGGGAGTGGTAGGCATAGTCGCGGTGGGCACTCAATTTTTCGGCAAAACGACGGATGTGCAAGGCACAGACAATCCGGTCGTAGGCATTGTTCAAATAGCGCAACATCCGTCGCTGGATGAGGCGAATCGCGGTTTCGTTGCAGCGCTCCAAGAAGCGTACCCCGCTAAAGCGATTACCATTATGCAGGAAAATGCGCAAGGCGAACAATCCAATCTGAAAGCGATCGCGCAGCGTTTTGTCAGCCAAAATGTGCATCTGATCGGAGCGATTTCGACACCGGCGGCGCAGACAATGGCGAACGAAACGGCGACGATTCCGATCGTCGGGACAGCCGTTTCCGATTATGAATCGGCGAAACTCGTGAAAACAAATGCAACGCCGGGTACGAATGTCACCGGGACAAGTGATCGGACACCGGAAGCGGAGCAGGTACAATTGTTGCAACGATTATTGCCGACTGCCAAACGGGTTGGGATCATTTATAATTCCGGCGAAATCAACAGTGAGTTACAGGCGAAAAGTTTTGTGACCGCAGCGCAAGCCGAAGGGCTCAGTGTGACGGAGGCAACGGTTAGCAATGTCAACGATTTGGCACAAGTCGCACAGGCATTGTGCGGTCGTGTCGATGTGATTTACGTACCGACGGACAACGTCATTGCATCTGCCTTACCGACGTTGATTAACGTGACGAACGCCGCCCGCATTCCGGTCATCGGTGCGGCCGCAAGTTATGTGCGGGAAGGCGCACTGGCAGCCCTTTCCGTGGATTATTATCAGATCGGTTATCGTGCCGGTAAAATGGCGGTTAAAATTCTGAAAGGAAATGCGCAACCGCAAACGCTTGCCATTGAGTTGCCGGCAGCGCAAGCCCCGTTGATCAGTCGTTCGGCTGCCAACACGTTGGGAATTACTATTGATGGGGAGCTGGCGAAGACGGCGCAGCTTTGCGACTAA
- the msrB gene encoding peptide-methionine (R)-S-oxide reductase MsrB — translation MKEKPSQLAHLTDMQYRVTQENATEPPFQNEFWDQEAPGLYVDVVTGEPLFSSEDKFDAGCGWPSFDRTLGDAPVSEHRDTSIPVMPRTEVRSNGGHLGHVFPDGPTETGLRYCINSAALRFIPYEQLDEAGYGKYKEIFTKSFDK, via the coding sequence ATGAAAGAAAAGCCGAGCCAACTGGCGCATCTGACCGATATGCAGTATCGTGTCACACAAGAAAATGCGACCGAACCGCCGTTTCAAAATGAATTTTGGGATCAGGAAGCACCGGGACTGTACGTAGACGTGGTCACCGGAGAGCCACTTTTTTCGAGTGAAGATAAATTTGATGCCGGCTGCGGCTGGCCGAGCTTTGATCGGACGCTTGGCGATGCGCCGGTCAGCGAACATCGCGATACGAGCATCCCGGTCATGCCCCGTACGGAAGTGCGCAGCAACGGTGGGCATTTAGGACATGTATTTCCTGATGGGCCGACAGAGACCGGTTTGCGGTATTGTATTAACTCTGCCGCATTACGATTTATTCCGTATGAGCAGCTGGATGAAGCGGGTTACGGCAAATATAAAGAAATATTTACCAAATCATTTGACAAATAA
- a CDS encoding cupin domain-containing protein, with product MIRKHKDYCWDDVSQLVYKEDNSPFRSVTRQVLFDGAEDIPCQWRYFEVAPGGYSTLEHHQHTHWVMIFRGKGTALLGDEVQAVSFGDLITIPAWQWHQFRANRGEALGFLCLVNQERDKVTLPTDAELTAMKENPAIRDFLEEL from the coding sequence ATGATTCGTAAACATAAAGATTACTGTTGGGATGATGTTTCCCAATTGGTATATAAAGAAGACAACAGTCCGTTTCGCTCCGTTACCCGACAGGTATTATTTGACGGTGCCGAAGATATTCCCTGCCAGTGGCGCTACTTTGAGGTGGCACCGGGCGGATATTCCACACTCGAGCACCATCAACACACGCATTGGGTAATGATTTTTAGGGGCAAAGGCACGGCGCTGTTGGGGGATGAAGTGCAGGCGGTGTCATTCGGTGATCTGATTACCATTCCTGCTTGGCAATGGCATCAATTTCGCGCGAACCGCGGCGAAGCGCTCGGCTTTTTATGCCTGGTTAATCAGGAGCGAGATAAAGTCACTTTACCGACTGACGCAGAGCTTACCGCGATGAAGGAAAATCCTGCGATTCGTGATTTTTTGGAGGAGCTATGA